The Roseococcus microcysteis genome contains a region encoding:
- a CDS encoding ArgE/DapE family deacylase, whose amino-acid sequence MPSLDPGARRAILDACDSLRDESLDWLFRLVRCPSTLGNEAGALNEMERLYRHLGLDPFRIPTDPEAMAGHPGLSPPLIPYTGRDNVAAIHRPRAASGRSLLLQGHVDVVPEGAADMWETPPYALAIRNGRVYGRGAGDMKAGIVSYAMAFAAMRRAGLQPAAEVQMAAVIEEECTGNGALAAMLALPKPDAVIIPEPGPGVDALYTAEVGVVWAWVTVSGRPAHVRDMQAGVNAIEAAQIIAAAFKDYESERNRAEHIAPEFHGVNHPVNVNLGTIEGGEWNSSVATRCRIGLRVGVMLGYTAAETKRDIERLVAQASQHERLRGAQVKLEFKGFMADPCAFPKDSAISALARRAHAEATGGTLRDYPATGLTDGRHYVLYQGTPCAVFGPDAQDIHGIDENVGVESVHGITRSIALAMAEWCGVETC is encoded by the coding sequence ATGCCCTCTCTCGATCCCGGCGCCCGGCGCGCCATCCTCGACGCCTGCGATTCCCTGCGTGACGAAAGCCTGGACTGGCTGTTTCGCCTGGTGCGCTGCCCCTCCACCCTCGGCAATGAGGCGGGGGCGCTGAACGAGATGGAGCGGCTGTACCGCCATCTCGGCCTCGACCCCTTCCGCATTCCGACGGACCCGGAGGCGATGGCCGGCCATCCGGGACTCTCACCACCGCTGATCCCCTATACGGGCCGCGACAACGTGGCGGCCATCCACCGCCCGCGCGCCGCTTCCGGCCGGTCGCTGCTGCTGCAAGGCCATGTGGACGTGGTGCCCGAGGGGGCGGCGGATATGTGGGAGACGCCGCCCTATGCGCTGGCCATCCGCAACGGCCGCGTCTATGGCCGGGGCGCGGGCGACATGAAGGCGGGCATCGTCAGCTATGCCATGGCCTTCGCCGCGATGCGCCGCGCCGGGCTGCAGCCGGCCGCCGAGGTGCAGATGGCCGCCGTGATCGAGGAGGAATGCACCGGCAATGGTGCGCTCGCCGCCATGCTGGCCCTGCCCAAGCCCGACGCCGTGATCATCCCCGAACCCGGGCCGGGGGTGGATGCGCTCTACACCGCCGAGGTGGGCGTGGTCTGGGCCTGGGTCACGGTCAGCGGCCGCCCGGCCCATGTGCGCGACATGCAGGCGGGGGTGAACGCCATCGAGGCCGCGCAGATCATCGCCGCCGCCTTCAAGGACTATGAATCCGAGCGCAACCGCGCCGAGCACATCGCCCCCGAATTCCATGGGGTGAACCACCCGGTGAATGTGAACCTCGGTACCATCGAGGGCGGGGAGTGGAACAGCAGCGTGGCTACGCGCTGCCGCATCGGTCTGCGGGTCGGCGTCATGCTGGGCTACACGGCGGCCGAGACCAAGCGCGACATCGAGCGCCTGGTGGCCCAGGCCAGCCAGCATGAGCGCCTGCGCGGCGCCCAGGTGAAGCTGGAATTCAAGGGCTTCATGGCGGACCCCTGCGCCTTTCCGAAGGACAGCGCGATCAGCGCCCTGGCCCGCCGCGCCCATGCCGAGGCGACCGGCGGCACCCTGCGCGACTACCCGGCCACGGGGCTCACCGACGGGCGTCACTACGTGCTGTACCAGGGCACGCCCTGCGCCGTGTTCGGGCCGGACGCGCAGGACATCCATGGCATTGACGAGAATGTGGGCGTGGAAAGCGTGCACGGCATCACGCGCAGCATCGCGCTGGCCATGGCCGAGTGGTGCGGGGTGGAAACATGCTGA
- a CDS encoding Zn-dependent hydrolase — MRNIPLSGARLWADLHEVAQIGGTPRGGCNRQSLTDLDGEARAWLAERATALGCTLHLDPFGNMALLRPGRDPSRKPVGFGSHLDTQPTGGKFDGVLGVLAGLEVLRALHEAGAETEAPLMLVNFTNEEGARFSPPMMGSGAAMGIFPPEQVLETTDASGVSFGAELSRIGWRGEDTLPEMAAFLELHIEQGPVLEREGKSVGIVTHALAQRWYDVVVEGAEAHGGSAMTGRRDALVAASHLVAAVEEIALAARAPDGELGRGTVGRIMVHPDSRNVAPGRVWFSVDTRHGDPAQLDAMGEALRARAAAIAAARDVTITVTDFWHSPPIRFDAALLGHLRASVARRGLAAKEMPTGIGHDAVYVARRVPTAMIFVPCHGGLSHNEAESITPEWAEAGLLVLADAILEAAQ; from the coding sequence ATGCGAAACATCCCCCTCTCCGGCGCCCGCCTCTGGGCGGATCTGCACGAGGTGGCGCAAATCGGCGGCACCCCGCGCGGCGGCTGCAACCGCCAGTCCCTGACGGACCTCGACGGCGAGGCCCGCGCCTGGCTGGCGGAACGCGCGACCGCGCTGGGCTGCACCCTCCACCTCGACCCCTTCGGCAACATGGCGCTGCTGCGGCCGGGGCGTGACCCGTCGCGCAAGCCGGTGGGCTTCGGCAGCCATCTCGACACCCAGCCCACGGGCGGGAAGTTTGACGGGGTGCTGGGCGTGCTGGCCGGCCTCGAGGTGCTGCGCGCCCTGCACGAGGCCGGTGCCGAGACCGAGGCGCCGCTGATGCTGGTGAACTTCACCAATGAGGAGGGCGCCCGCTTCTCGCCCCCCATGATGGGCAGCGGCGCGGCCATGGGTATCTTCCCGCCCGAGCAGGTGCTGGAGACGACCGACGCCTCCGGCGTGAGCTTCGGCGCGGAACTTTCCCGCATCGGCTGGCGCGGCGAGGACACGCTGCCCGAGATGGCCGCCTTCCTGGAACTGCACATCGAGCAGGGCCCGGTGCTGGAGCGCGAGGGCAAGTCCGTCGGCATCGTGACCCATGCGCTGGCCCAGCGCTGGTATGATGTGGTGGTGGAGGGCGCCGAGGCACATGGCGGCAGCGCCATGACCGGGCGGCGCGATGCGCTGGTGGCGGCCAGTCACCTGGTCGCGGCGGTGGAGGAGATCGCCCTTGCCGCCCGCGCCCCCGATGGCGAACTCGGCCGCGGCACGGTGGGGCGGATCATGGTGCATCCCGACAGCCGCAACGTCGCCCCCGGCCGGGTCTGGTTCAGCGTGGACACCCGCCATGGCGACCCCGCGCAGCTCGACGCCATGGGCGAGGCGCTGCGCGCGCGGGCCGCGGCGATCGCGGCGGCGCGGGACGTGACCATCACGGTGACCGATTTCTGGCATTCGCCGCCCATCCGCTTCGACGCGGCGCTGCTCGGGCATTTGCGCGCCTCGGTCGCGCGGCGCGGCCTGGCGGCCAAGGAGATGCCGACCGGCATCGGCCATGATGCCGTCTATGTCGCGCGCCGCGTGCCCACCGCCATGATCTTCGTGCCCTGCCATGGCGGCCTCTCCCACAACGAGGCCGAGAGCATCACCCCCGAATGGGCCGAGGCGGGGCTGCTGGTGCTGGCCGATGCCATCCTGGAGGCGGCGCAATGA
- a CDS encoding histone deacetylase family protein has product MKAFHDPGEAAHHPRFFLMRGALRPNFEIPARAASLREGLSRLGLEPQAVAPAGMAELARLHSQPYLDFLESAAAEWAALPEAGPEVVANIHPTPEMLEQAQLSPTHITARTGVFTADTACPIGPGTWDASRGAAACALAAADAAAAGGDAYALCRPPGHHAYAARAGGHCYINNSALAAQRLRDAGAARVAVLDIDSHHGNGTQGIFWERPDVLTISLHADPSRYYPWYVGFAGETGGGAGAGFNLNLPQPFGTGDEGWLAALEQGLATIRGFAPDALVVALGFDASEHEPLAALKVTADGFARAGQAIGALNLPTAICQEGGYNCDILGDLLARFLSGFGR; this is encoded by the coding sequence ATGAAAGCCTTTCACGATCCGGGCGAGGCCGCCCACCACCCCCGCTTCTTCCTCATGCGCGGGGCGTTGCGCCCGAATTTCGAAATCCCGGCCCGCGCGGCCTCCCTCCGCGAAGGGCTGTCCCGCCTGGGCCTGGAACCGCAGGCGGTGGCGCCCGCCGGCATGGCCGAACTCGCCCGGCTGCACAGCCAGCCCTATCTGGACTTCCTGGAATCCGCCGCCGCCGAATGGGCCGCCCTGCCCGAGGCCGGGCCCGAGGTGGTGGCCAACATCCACCCCACGCCCGAGATGCTGGAACAGGCGCAGCTTTCGCCCACCCACATCACCGCCCGCACCGGCGTCTTCACCGCCGACACGGCCTGCCCCATCGGCCCGGGCACCTGGGATGCGTCGCGCGGGGCCGCCGCCTGCGCCCTGGCCGCGGCCGATGCGGCGGCGGCGGGGGGCGACGCCTATGCCCTCTGCCGCCCGCCCGGCCACCACGCCTATGCCGCGCGGGCGGGCGGGCATTGCTACATCAACAACTCGGCCCTGGCCGCGCAGCGGCTGCGCGATGCCGGTGCGGCGCGCGTGGCCGTGCTCGACATTGACAGCCACCATGGCAACGGCACCCAGGGCATCTTCTGGGAGCGGCCGGACGTGCTGACCATCTCCCTCCACGCCGACCCCTCCCGCTACTACCCCTGGTATGTGGGCTTCGCGGGCGAGACGGGCGGCGGCGCGGGGGCGGGCTTCAACCTCAACCTGCCCCAGCCCTTCGGCACCGGCGACGAAGGGTGGCTGGCCGCGCTGGAACAGGGCCTGGCCACCATCCGGGGCTTCGCGCCGGACGCGCTGGTGGTGGCGCTGGGCTTCGACGCCAGCGAGCATGAGCCACTGGCCGCGCTGAAGGTCACGGCCGACGGCTTCGCCCGCGCGGGCCAGGCCATCGGCGCGCTCAACCTGCCCACCGCCATCTGCCAGGAGGGCGGCTACAATTGCGACATCCTGGGTGACCTGCTGGCCCGTTTCCTGTCAGGCTTCGGCCGATGA